One genomic region from Yersinia canariae encodes:
- the ybgC gene encoding tol-pal system-associated acyl-CoA thioesterase, which produces MSNTLFRWPVRVYFEDTDAGGVVYHARYVAFYERARTEMLRQRNFHQQQLLSEHVAFAVRRMTVEYLAPARLDDMLDVQSEITAMRGASLTFAQRILDSHGNLLSSAEVLIACIDPHQMKPRALPKSIVAEFK; this is translated from the coding sequence GTGAGTAATACGTTGTTTCGATGGCCGGTTCGTGTCTACTTTGAAGACACCGATGCTGGTGGTGTGGTTTACCACGCACGCTACGTTGCCTTTTACGAAAGGGCGCGCACAGAAATGTTGCGCCAACGCAATTTTCACCAGCAGCAATTGCTCAGTGAGCATGTCGCTTTCGCTGTCCGCCGCATGACGGTAGAATACCTGGCGCCCGCACGTCTTGATGATATGCTGGACGTTCAGAGTGAAATTACCGCAATGCGTGGGGCTTCTCTCACGTTTGCTCAACGAATTCTCGACTCACATGGCAATCTTCTGAGTAGTGCAGAAGTATTGATCGCATGTATCGATCCACACCAAATGAAGCCAAGAGCGCTTCCTAAGTCTATTGTCGCGGAGTTTAAGTAG
- the tolQ gene encoding Tol-Pal system protein TolQ, translating to MADMNILDLFLQASLFVKLIMLVLMGFSIASWAIIIQRTRILNAATRDAEAFEDKFWSGIELSRLYQESQARRDTLGGSEQIFHSGFKEFARLHRANSHAPEAVIDGASRAMRISMNRELEALETHIPFLGTVGSISPYIGLFGTVWGIMHAFISLGAVKQATLQMVAPGIAEALIATAIGLFAAIPAVMAYNRLNQRVNKLEQNYDNFMEEFIAILHRQAFASAESK from the coding sequence GTGGCTGACATGAACATTCTGGATTTATTCCTGCAGGCAAGCCTATTCGTTAAGCTTATCATGCTGGTATTGATGGGCTTTTCTATTGCTTCATGGGCGATCATCATTCAGCGAACGCGTATTCTGAATGCTGCGACCCGCGATGCAGAAGCTTTCGAAGACAAATTTTGGTCCGGCATCGAGCTGTCTCGGCTGTATCAAGAGAGTCAGGCTCGCCGTGATACGCTGGGTGGTTCCGAGCAAATCTTCCATTCCGGATTTAAAGAGTTTGCTCGTTTGCATCGCGCAAACAGCCATGCGCCCGAAGCCGTTATTGATGGGGCTTCCCGTGCCATGCGCATCTCGATGAACCGTGAGTTAGAAGCGCTGGAAACTCATATTCCTTTCCTTGGTACTGTCGGCTCAATCAGCCCGTATATCGGCCTGTTTGGTACAGTATGGGGGATTATGCATGCCTTTATTTCTCTGGGTGCAGTCAAGCAGGCGACACTTCAAATGGTCGCGCCAGGTATTGCTGAAGCACTGATTGCGACCGCGATTGGTCTGTTTGCCGCAATCCCTGCTGTTATGGCTTATAACCGCCTGAATCAGCGTGTGAATAAACTTGAACAAAACTATGACAACTTCATGGAAGAGTTCATTGCTATTCTGCATCGCCAGGCTTTTGCCAGCGCCGAGAGCAAATAA
- the tolR gene encoding colicin uptake protein TolR, giving the protein MARVRGRKRRELKSEINIVPLLDVLLVLLLIFMATAPIITQSVEVDLPDATDSKTVSSDDNPPVIVEVSGVGQYSLVIDHQRMEQLPSEQVVAEAQARLKSNPKTVFLIGGAKEVPYDEIIKALNMLHQAGVTSVGLMTQPI; this is encoded by the coding sequence ATGGCGCGAGTACGTGGTCGTAAGCGGCGCGAGCTTAAGTCTGAAATTAACATTGTTCCCTTGCTTGACGTCTTACTGGTGCTATTGCTGATTTTTATGGCGACAGCACCGATTATCACGCAAAGCGTTGAGGTGGACTTACCTGACGCCACGGATTCTAAAACAGTCTCCAGTGATGATAATCCTCCGGTGATTGTCGAAGTATCAGGTGTGGGCCAATACTCGCTGGTTATTGACCATCAGCGGATGGAGCAACTGCCCTCAGAACAAGTGGTGGCAGAGGCTCAAGCAAGGTTAAAATCGAATCCGAAAACTGTATTCCTGATCGGCGGCGCGAAAGAGGTTCCTTATGATGAAATTATTAAGGCCCTCAATATGTTGCATCAGGCTGGAGTCACATCGGTGGGCTTAATGACTCAACCGATATAA
- the ybgE gene encoding cyd operon protein YbgE: MLSDKLYELMDKGPLRALSLVLAFAVAFCVFWDPSRFAAATSSLEVWQEAFIVWAVCTGVIHGVGFRPKRMWLRAFFSPLPAIVILGAGLFYFFV; this comes from the coding sequence ATGTTGTCCGATAAGCTATATGAGTTAATGGATAAGGGCCCACTGCGGGCCCTTTCACTGGTGCTCGCATTTGCTGTGGCTTTCTGTGTGTTTTGGGATCCTTCGCGTTTCGCGGCGGCAACCAGCTCACTTGAAGTCTGGCAAGAGGCCTTTATTGTGTGGGCCGTGTGTACCGGTGTGATTCATGGCGTTGGTTTTCGTCCAAAACGGATGTGGTTGCGTGCTTTTTTCTCACCACTTCCAGCAATTGTGATCTTGGGCGCGGGATTATTCTACTTTTTTGTCTAA
- the cydX gene encoding cytochrome bd-I oxidase subunit CydX: protein MWYFAWILGTLLACSFGIITALALEQSEANAAAKAANNGEDDVVR from the coding sequence ATGTGGTATTTTGCCTGGATTCTAGGGACACTTCTGGCCTGCTCCTTTGGTATCATTACTGCTCTGGCGCTGGAGCAGAGTGAAGCCAATGCAGCAGCGAAAGCCGCTAATAATGGCGAAGATGATGTTGTCCGATAA